ACTCTTGGCGGCCGCATTTGTCCGCTGCAGTCTCTCCATTCCCCTCCCCCCGCTTGCGGCGGGGAGGGGTCAGGGGTGGGGGGATCGAACCCCAAAGGCGACAGACCTGGAGAGCTGGGAAAGTGAATCCTCGCCCCTCACTCCAGCTTGATGCCGGCGTCCGTGACAACCTTGCGCCAGCGCGCCACTTCGGACGAGACGAACTGCCCGAAGGCCGCGCCTTCCAGCGCCGGGATGTCGGAGCCATTGCGAGCCCAGGCTTCCGCGATCTGCGGTGCGGCGAGCGCGGTGCGGATTTCGCGCTGCATGCGCTCGACGATTGCCGGCGGCGTTCCCTTCACCGCGAAGACCGCATACCAGGTCGAGACGTCGAAATTGGCGAGGCCGGCTTCCGACGTCGTCGGCATGTTGGGGAAGGCGCCGTTGCGCTTCGGCGCAGCTACGGCGAGGCCGCGGATCTGCCCGCCGGTGATCTGCGGCGCCGAGGTGCCGAGACCGTCGAAGATCATGTCGATCTGGCCCGCGACGAGGTCGGCCATGGCCGGGCCGGCGCCACGATAGGGCACGTGGCGGATCTGTGTCTGGGTCAGGAGCTTGAACAATTCACCAGTCAGATGGTGCGTCGTGCCGATGCCGGCCGAACCGTAGACCAGCGTGTCCGGCTTGGCGCGGGCGGCCGCGATCAGCTCGGCCAGCGTATTGACGTTCAGCCGGCGCGGATTGACCACCACCACCTGCGGCGGCTGGGCGATCACCGCGATCGGGATGAAGTCGGTTTCGATATTGTAGTCGAGGCGCGGATAGAGCGACGGCGCGATCGTGTGAT
This region of Phreatobacter aquaticus genomic DNA includes:
- a CDS encoding Bug family tripartite tricarboxylate transporter substrate binding protein, which translates into the protein MQRTLLAALAAFSTLVFAATGAVAQTWPNRPITWMVPFAAGGGTDAFARPLAAQLEKQLGQGIVIENRAGAGGTAGASLASRQQPDGYYFFVGAAHHTIAPSLYPRLDYNIETDFIPIAVIAQPPQVVVVNPRRLNVNTLAELIAAARAKPDTLVYGSAGIGTTHHLTGELFKLLTQTQIRHVPYRGAGPAMADLVAGQIDMIFDGLGTSAPQITGGQIRGLAVAAPKRNGAFPNMPTTSEAGLANFDVSTWYAVFAVKGTPPAIVERMQREIRTALAAPQIAEAWARNGSDIPALEGAAFGQFVSSEVARWRKVVTDAGIKLE